A stretch of the Lactuca sativa cultivar Salinas chromosome 9, Lsat_Salinas_v11, whole genome shotgun sequence genome encodes the following:
- the LOC111898219 gene encoding EP1-like glycoprotein 3 isoform X1, whose product MNLLSLLALLIHFSSHFYGHCITNNIHLGSETTLDVPMLYITGLVEKAFILETSQPTPNFQAGLIVEATEDKYVCSFVLFLGNIKVWSSSHLSRFFTSGKCMLTLNRDGDLQLTGQKGEIGWRTATYGQGIERLQLSNTGNLVLLDEFNTIKWQSFHFPTDVMLWGQTLDVGTKLTSFPTNSNSFYSFEIHREKLALYLNSGNFKYSYWEFNPTKPQKISFIRLALNGLQLFNDDNHKIAQIPSKRLQRLRFLAIENTTGNIGFYYYSTTTTKFEASFQSLRNKCDQPNLCKANDICTLSKECSRLEIEGFSGNFCGNRRVDMQEIRSAISILRDENKKMVNMTRETCAGSCMDDCTCVGALFTSGNNECYLYEEVRGVKEVGDNEKVSTFMVKVLKKGSNGLKRWALILIVVSDGLILFICLGGLCFYILRKRR is encoded by the exons ATGAACCTACTTTCATTACTTGCATTACTCATTCATTTCTCATCTCATTTTTATGGCCATTGTATCACCAATAACATTCATCTTGGTTCGGAAACTACCCTTGATGTACCCATGTTGTACATTACAGGACTTGTCGAAAAAGCATTTATTCTCGAGACCAGTCAGCCTACACCTAACTTTCAGGCAGGGCTTATTGTTGAAGCAACTGAAGACAAGTATGTTTGTTCGTTTGTACTTTTTCTTGGGAACATTAAGGTTTGGAGTTCATCTCATTTATCACGGTTTTTCACCTCTGGGAAATGTATGCTCACTCTCAATAGGGATGGTGACCTACAATTAACAGGCCAAAAGGGTGAGATAGGATGGCGAACCGCAACCTATGGGCAAGGTATAGAG AGGCTGCAATTATCAAACACCGGGAATCTTGTTCTTTTGGACGAATTTAACACGATCAAATGGCAAAGCTTTCATTTCCCCACAGATGTAATGCTTTGGGGACAAACATTAGACGTTGGAACAAAGCTAACTTCCTTCCCTACGAATTCAAATTCATTTTATTCATTCGAAATTCATCGTGAAAAACTTGCACTTTACCTAAACTCAGGCAACTTCAAGTACTCATATTGGGAATTCAACCCTACAAAACCCCAAAAAATCTCGTTCATTCGTTTGGCATTAAATGGGTTACAGTTATTCAACGATGACAACCACAAGATCGCTCAAATCCCCTCAAAAAGACTCCAACGTTTAAGGTTTTTAGCCATTGAGAACACAACTGGAAACATAGGGTTCTACTACTACTCAACCACCACAACAAAATTCGAAGCTTCATTCCAATCCCTAAGAAACAAATGTGATCAACCGAATCTTTGCAAAGCCAATGACATTTGTACCCTTTCAAAGGAATGTTCAAGGTTGGAAATCGAGGGGTTTTCGGGTAACTTTTGTGGGAATAGAAGGGTTGATATGCAAGAGATACGTAGCGCAATAAGCATCCTGAGAGATGAAAACAAGAAGATGGTTAACATGACGAGGGAGACGTGTGCAGGTTCTTGCATGGATGATTGTACATGTGTTGGTGCATTGTTTACAAGTGGGAATAACGAGTGTTATTTATATGAAGAAGTTAGGGGTGTGAAGGAGGTTGGTGATAATGAAAAAGTGAGTACTTTCATGGTGAAGGTTTTGAAGAAAGGCAGTAATGGACTGAAGAGATGGGCATTGATTTTGATTGTTGTTAGTGATGGATTGATCCTTTTTATATGTTTGGGAGGATTGTGTTTTTATATATTACGAAAAAGAAGATAA
- the LOC111898219 gene encoding EP1-like glycoprotein 3 isoform X2 yields the protein MNLLSLLALLIHFSSHFYGHCITNNIHLGSETTLDVPMLYITGLVEKAFILETSQPTPNFQAGLIVEATEDKDGDLQLTGQKGEIGWRTATYGQGIERLQLSNTGNLVLLDEFNTIKWQSFHFPTDVMLWGQTLDVGTKLTSFPTNSNSFYSFEIHREKLALYLNSGNFKYSYWEFNPTKPQKISFIRLALNGLQLFNDDNHKIAQIPSKRLQRLRFLAIENTTGNIGFYYYSTTTTKFEASFQSLRNKCDQPNLCKANDICTLSKECSRLEIEGFSGNFCGNRRVDMQEIRSAISILRDENKKMVNMTRETCAGSCMDDCTCVGALFTSGNNECYLYEEVRGVKEVGDNEKVSTFMVKVLKKGSNGLKRWALILIVVSDGLILFICLGGLCFYILRKRR from the exons ATGAACCTACTTTCATTACTTGCATTACTCATTCATTTCTCATCTCATTTTTATGGCCATTGTATCACCAATAACATTCATCTTGGTTCGGAAACTACCCTTGATGTACCCATGTTGTACATTACAGGACTTGTCGAAAAAGCATTTATTCTCGAGACCAGTCAGCCTACACCTAACTTTCAGGCAGGGCTTATTGTTGAAGCAACTGAAGACAA GGATGGTGACCTACAATTAACAGGCCAAAAGGGTGAGATAGGATGGCGAACCGCAACCTATGGGCAAGGTATAGAG AGGCTGCAATTATCAAACACCGGGAATCTTGTTCTTTTGGACGAATTTAACACGATCAAATGGCAAAGCTTTCATTTCCCCACAGATGTAATGCTTTGGGGACAAACATTAGACGTTGGAACAAAGCTAACTTCCTTCCCTACGAATTCAAATTCATTTTATTCATTCGAAATTCATCGTGAAAAACTTGCACTTTACCTAAACTCAGGCAACTTCAAGTACTCATATTGGGAATTCAACCCTACAAAACCCCAAAAAATCTCGTTCATTCGTTTGGCATTAAATGGGTTACAGTTATTCAACGATGACAACCACAAGATCGCTCAAATCCCCTCAAAAAGACTCCAACGTTTAAGGTTTTTAGCCATTGAGAACACAACTGGAAACATAGGGTTCTACTACTACTCAACCACCACAACAAAATTCGAAGCTTCATTCCAATCCCTAAGAAACAAATGTGATCAACCGAATCTTTGCAAAGCCAATGACATTTGTACCCTTTCAAAGGAATGTTCAAGGTTGGAAATCGAGGGGTTTTCGGGTAACTTTTGTGGGAATAGAAGGGTTGATATGCAAGAGATACGTAGCGCAATAAGCATCCTGAGAGATGAAAACAAGAAGATGGTTAACATGACGAGGGAGACGTGTGCAGGTTCTTGCATGGATGATTGTACATGTGTTGGTGCATTGTTTACAAGTGGGAATAACGAGTGTTATTTATATGAAGAAGTTAGGGGTGTGAAGGAGGTTGGTGATAATGAAAAAGTGAGTACTTTCATGGTGAAGGTTTTGAAGAAAGGCAGTAATGGACTGAAGAGATGGGCATTGATTTTGATTGTTGTTAGTGATGGATTGATCCTTTTTATATGTTTGGGAGGATTGTGTTTTTATATATTACGAAAAAGAAGATAA
- the LOC111898219 gene encoding G-type lectin S-receptor-like serine/threonine-protein kinase SD2-5 isoform X3: MGKRLQLSNTGNLVLLDEFNTIKWQSFHFPTDVMLWGQTLDVGTKLTSFPTNSNSFYSFEIHREKLALYLNSGNFKYSYWEFNPTKPQKISFIRLALNGLQLFNDDNHKIAQIPSKRLQRLRFLAIENTTGNIGFYYYSTTTTKFEASFQSLRNKCDQPNLCKANDICTLSKECSRLEIEGFSGNFCGNRRVDMQEIRSAISILRDENKKMVNMTRETCAGSCMDDCTCVGALFTSGNNECYLYEEVRGVKEVGDNEKVSTFMVKVLKKGSNGLKRWALILIVVSDGLILFICLGGLCFYILRKRR, from the exons ATGGGCAAG AGGCTGCAATTATCAAACACCGGGAATCTTGTTCTTTTGGACGAATTTAACACGATCAAATGGCAAAGCTTTCATTTCCCCACAGATGTAATGCTTTGGGGACAAACATTAGACGTTGGAACAAAGCTAACTTCCTTCCCTACGAATTCAAATTCATTTTATTCATTCGAAATTCATCGTGAAAAACTTGCACTTTACCTAAACTCAGGCAACTTCAAGTACTCATATTGGGAATTCAACCCTACAAAACCCCAAAAAATCTCGTTCATTCGTTTGGCATTAAATGGGTTACAGTTATTCAACGATGACAACCACAAGATCGCTCAAATCCCCTCAAAAAGACTCCAACGTTTAAGGTTTTTAGCCATTGAGAACACAACTGGAAACATAGGGTTCTACTACTACTCAACCACCACAACAAAATTCGAAGCTTCATTCCAATCCCTAAGAAACAAATGTGATCAACCGAATCTTTGCAAAGCCAATGACATTTGTACCCTTTCAAAGGAATGTTCAAGGTTGGAAATCGAGGGGTTTTCGGGTAACTTTTGTGGGAATAGAAGGGTTGATATGCAAGAGATACGTAGCGCAATAAGCATCCTGAGAGATGAAAACAAGAAGATGGTTAACATGACGAGGGAGACGTGTGCAGGTTCTTGCATGGATGATTGTACATGTGTTGGTGCATTGTTTACAAGTGGGAATAACGAGTGTTATTTATATGAAGAAGTTAGGGGTGTGAAGGAGGTTGGTGATAATGAAAAAGTGAGTACTTTCATGGTGAAGGTTTTGAAGAAAGGCAGTAATGGACTGAAGAGATGGGCATTGATTTTGATTGTTGTTAGTGATGGATTGATCCTTTTTATATGTTTGGGAGGATTGTGTTTTTATATATTACGAAAAAGAAGATAA